In one Alphaproteobacteria bacterium RIFCSPHIGHO2_01_FULL_41_14 genomic region, the following are encoded:
- the gatB gene encoding aspartyl/glutamyl-tRNA amidotransferase subunit B (allows the formation of correctly charged Asn-tRNA(Asn) or Gln-tRNA(Gln) through the transamidation of misacylated Asp-tRNA(Asn) or Glu-tRNA(Gln) in organisms which lack either or both of asparaginyl-tRNA or glutaminyl-tRNA synthetases; reaction takes place in the presence of glutamine and ATP through an activated phospho-Asp-tRNA(Asn) or phospho-Glu-tRNA) — protein MSKNYWLHTDSGPWNVVIGLEVHAQVTSASKLFSSAPTSFAADPNSKVSLVDAALPGMLPVLNKKCIEQAVKTGFGINAKINKFSMFDRKNYFYADLPQGYQISQLYHPIIGEGFLDLDLQDGTSHHVRIERIHLEQDAGKSIHDLHPKKTCIDLNRSGTALMEIVTFPDMNTPEQAMAFIKKLRLILRYLGTSDGNMDEGSLRADVNVSVNRPGESWGCRAEVKNVNSIRYIGHAIEHEARRQVEILENGGTLTQETRLYDPNRGETRSMRSKETAMDYRYFPDPDLLPLILTDEYLEGIKRNLPELPDQKKERFMKKYGLTPYDADLLIEDKDVANFYEKAVSETDGWKSNKNPATAKLISNWLSGDFFALMNKENKSIHDVPVSAEHLAELVNLIQKDVISGRIAKEVFTDAWTSSKSPKAIVSEKGLEQITDTGALEQIIQTVLENNPDMVTQYKSGKDKLFVFFVGQVMKETKGKANPAAVNDLLNKKLSTN, from the coding sequence ATGTCGAAAAATTATTGGCTCCATACAGACTCTGGTCCTTGGAATGTGGTGATTGGTCTCGAAGTTCATGCCCAAGTGACGTCCGCCTCCAAGCTGTTCTCCAGCGCCCCCACTTCCTTTGCGGCAGATCCCAACAGCAAAGTCTCTCTGGTGGACGCAGCCCTTCCCGGCATGCTGCCTGTGCTCAACAAAAAATGTATCGAGCAAGCGGTGAAAACGGGATTCGGTATCAATGCCAAAATTAATAAATTTTCCATGTTCGATCGGAAAAACTATTTTTACGCTGACCTCCCCCAGGGGTATCAGATTAGTCAGCTCTATCACCCCATTATCGGAGAAGGTTTCCTCGATCTTGATCTTCAAGACGGTACGTCACATCATGTGCGCATCGAGCGCATCCATTTAGAGCAAGATGCCGGGAAAAGCATCCACGATTTGCATCCCAAAAAAACTTGCATTGATCTCAATCGCTCGGGTACCGCCCTTATGGAAATCGTAACCTTTCCCGATATGAATACCCCCGAACAAGCTATGGCCTTTATAAAAAAACTACGCCTTATTTTGCGTTATCTTGGCACCAGCGATGGCAATATGGACGAAGGCAGCCTGCGCGCAGACGTGAATGTATCTGTCAACCGCCCGGGCGAATCATGGGGCTGTCGAGCTGAGGTCAAAAACGTCAACTCCATTCGCTATATTGGACACGCCATCGAGCACGAAGCCCGCCGCCAAGTAGAAATTTTGGAAAACGGCGGGACGCTCACGCAAGAAACCCGTCTCTATGACCCGAACCGAGGCGAGACGCGGTCCATGCGTTCGAAAGAAACTGCCATGGATTACCGTTATTTCCCAGATCCCGATCTGTTGCCCCTCATTTTGACGGATGAGTATCTTGAGGGTATTAAAAGAAACCTCCCTGAATTGCCCGACCAGAAAAAAGAGCGGTTCATGAAAAAGTATGGCCTCACCCCCTATGACGCCGACCTTCTCATCGAAGATAAGGATGTGGCCAATTTTTATGAAAAGGCCGTGTCTGAGACGGACGGATGGAAATCCAACAAGAATCCAGCCACCGCCAAACTGATCTCTAACTGGCTCTCAGGAGATTTTTTTGCGCTGATGAATAAGGAAAATAAATCCATTCATGACGTGCCCGTCTCGGCGGAGCATTTGGCCGAGCTCGTTAACCTGATTCAAAAAGATGTGATTTCCGGGCGCATCGCCAAGGAAGTGTTCACTGACGCGTGGACCTCCAGTAAATCCCCCAAGGCCATTGTATCTGAAAAAGGATTGGAACAAATCACAGATACCGGCGCTCTTGAACAAATCATTCAAACTGTGTTAGAAAACAACCCCGACATGGTGACTCAGTACAAATCGGGAAAAGACAAGCTGTTTGTCTTCTTCGTGGGTCAAGTAATGAAAGAAACAAAAGGGAAGGCAAATCCCGCTGCCGTGAATGATCTTTTAAACAAAAAATTGTCCACGAACTAG
- a CDS encoding ribonuclease III, protein MPHKKLSLNYTFQDAKLLKKALTHPSFPQKTRLDNYERCEFLGDRVLGLVIASYLYHRYPQNKEGDLSKRFTNLVRKEALLKVAQSLNLGDFIYMAENELVADGQKNESILADACEALIGAIYLDGGFDSAYRFILERWSPLLEEQSVEISVDAKTQLQELVQKHKKPLPQYSVMAITGPDHAPYFKVSLAVLDEPVVYGEGPSRRQAEQQAASEMLFLLKKKGFDD, encoded by the coding sequence ATGCCTCATAAAAAACTGAGTTTAAATTATACCTTTCAAGATGCCAAGTTGCTTAAAAAAGCATTGACGCATCCGAGCTTTCCTCAAAAAACCCGGCTTGACAATTACGAGCGGTGTGAGTTTTTAGGAGATCGTGTTTTGGGCTTGGTGATTGCGTCTTATTTATACCATCGGTACCCCCAGAATAAGGAAGGGGATCTGTCAAAGCGGTTCACAAACTTGGTGCGGAAAGAAGCCCTGTTGAAGGTGGCTCAGTCATTGAATTTGGGGGATTTCATTTATATGGCTGAAAACGAGCTCGTGGCGGATGGCCAAAAAAATGAATCCATTCTGGCAGATGCGTGTGAGGCTTTGATTGGGGCTATCTATTTGGATGGGGGGTTTGACAGTGCGTACCGGTTTATCTTGGAACGATGGAGTCCTTTGCTAGAAGAGCAATCTGTGGAAATTTCTGTGGATGCCAAAACCCAGTTACAGGAATTAGTGCAGAAACATAAGAAACCATTGCCTCAGTATTCCGTCATGGCTATTACAGGCCCTGATCATGCTCCTTATTTTAAAGTCTCTCTTGCTGTTCTGGATGAACCCGTTGTTTATGGAGAAGGGCCCTCACGCCGGCAAGCAGAACAGCAAGCTGCGTCTGAAATGTTATTTCTATTAAAGAAAAAAGGATTTGATGACTAA
- a CDS encoding holo-[acyl-carrier-protein] synthase, which yields MILGIGTDLVDVRRIETLIQTHGQRFLEKTFTEDERLAAERYLDAKLQAMFFAKRFAAKEAFSKAMGCGFGKNLRFLDLAVENNLKGKPSFVVKGQSLTYVLDCFAGKEIKIDLSLSDEYPMALAFVIISTEFR from the coding sequence GTGATATTGGGAATCGGAACAGATCTTGTAGACGTGCGTCGTATTGAGACATTGATCCAAACGCATGGTCAAAGGTTTCTAGAAAAAACATTTACAGAAGACGAGAGGCTGGCAGCAGAGCGCTACTTGGACGCCAAGTTGCAGGCCATGTTTTTTGCCAAAAGATTTGCTGCCAAAGAAGCTTTTTCTAAAGCCATGGGGTGTGGGTTTGGAAAAAATTTGAGATTTTTAGACTTGGCAGTCGAAAATAATTTAAAAGGGAAACCCTCTTTCGTTGTCAAAGGGCAGAGTTTGACGTATGTTCTAGACTGTTTTGCAGGGAAAGAAATTAAAATTGATTTAAGCTTGTCGGATGAGTATCCTATGGCTTTAGCTTTTGTCATTATTTCAACAGAGTTTAGGTAG
- a CDS encoding GTPase Era: MTKFGFVTLMGVPNAGKSTLLNALLGEKLSIVCHKRQTTRTRVAGILTKGEMQAVLIDTPGIFFDTKGRLEKSMVSAAWQATAEAHVILLIVDTNSPYLLEDTKKIIERLRTVEEKVVLVLNKTDRLKDKSKLLGLTEELTAAFNFKKVFMISAQKKTGLPKLEEFLSESLPEGPWMYPEDQLSNLSERFLAAELTREVLLHQVHDEVPHGLAVQTEKWEDFDNGDVKIFQLICVSRPSHKAIILGKGGTKIKTIGEIARTEISKALGCKVHLFLHVKVDEKWQDNPEFYQELGLDLV, encoded by the coding sequence ATGACTAAATTTGGCTTTGTCACTCTGATGGGTGTGCCGAATGCAGGGAAATCCACCTTGCTAAATGCCTTGTTGGGAGAGAAGCTCTCCATTGTATGCCACAAGAGACAAACCACCCGCACCCGGGTGGCCGGCATTCTCACCAAGGGAGAGATGCAGGCAGTCTTGATAGACACCCCAGGCATCTTTTTTGATACAAAAGGTCGCCTGGAAAAGTCCATGGTGTCGGCGGCGTGGCAAGCAACGGCAGAAGCCCATGTGATTCTTCTGATTGTGGATACCAACAGCCCCTATCTTTTGGAAGACACCAAGAAAATCATCGAACGCCTTAGAACGGTAGAAGAAAAAGTGGTTTTGGTGTTGAATAAAACCGATAGGCTGAAAGATAAATCTAAGCTGCTAGGTCTGACAGAAGAGTTGACCGCTGCCTTTAACTTTAAAAAAGTATTTATGATTTCGGCCCAGAAAAAAACAGGGCTTCCAAAGCTCGAAGAGTTCTTATCCGAATCCTTGCCAGAAGGACCGTGGATGTATCCGGAAGATCAGCTTTCAAACCTTTCCGAGCGGTTTTTGGCAGCAGAGCTGACGCGGGAGGTGCTGCTGCATCAAGTGCACGATGAAGTGCCCCATGGCCTTGCGGTGCAAACGGAAAAGTGGGAAGACTTTGACAATGGGGATGTGAAAATTTTCCAACTTATTTGTGTGTCCCGCCCGAGCCATAAAGCCATTATCTTGGGCAAAGGAGGAACGAAGATTAAAACCATTGGTGAGATCGCGCGCACGGAAATTTCAAAAGCGCTGGGATGTAAGGTGCATTTATTCTTACATGTCAAAGTGGATGAAAAATGGCAGGACAACCCCGAATTTTACCAAGAGTTGGGGCTTGATTTAGTCTAA
- a CDS encoding signal peptidase I, with the protein MRILKRSSRKKVQPKGFLRNLGEIVLAISVALLIRSLVFQPFKIPSESLYPTLLIGDYLAVYTGKYGYSKHSFPYSLPLVSGERLFFKPPERGEITVFRYPEGAELPRLERVWGDIKGIFEWFFVVPDHIPLDSYWVKRVIGLPGDRIQFKQGILYINGEACPQRPDGVFEEKMPSGRLRPVAQYLETLPNGVEHKIIRESEEGMAPGDNTEEYIVPADHFFMIGDNRNHSNDSRYKLGPVHKDYLIGQAKMILFSIDSGILDLWKILKWPDIVRLRRFLSVIH; encoded by the coding sequence ATGAGAATCTTAAAGCGGTCTTCAAGAAAAAAAGTTCAACCCAAAGGATTTTTGAGAAATCTAGGTGAAATTGTTTTAGCTATTTCGGTAGCGCTGCTGATTCGCAGTTTGGTTTTTCAGCCTTTTAAAATTCCGTCAGAATCTCTCTATCCCACGCTGCTCATCGGAGACTATTTGGCAGTGTATACGGGCAAATATGGGTATAGTAAACACTCTTTCCCCTATAGCTTACCCTTGGTTTCTGGGGAACGCCTCTTTTTCAAGCCCCCTGAGCGAGGAGAGATTACCGTCTTTAGATACCCAGAAGGGGCGGAATTGCCGCGTCTAGAAAGAGTCTGGGGGGATATTAAAGGGATTTTTGAATGGTTTTTTGTGGTCCCAGATCACATCCCGCTCGATTCTTATTGGGTTAAGCGCGTGATTGGCTTGCCCGGGGATCGGATTCAATTTAAACAAGGCATTTTGTATATTAATGGGGAGGCTTGTCCTCAACGACCAGACGGTGTGTTCGAGGAAAAGATGCCCTCAGGTCGTCTGCGGCCCGTGGCGCAATATCTCGAAACACTCCCGAATGGTGTAGAACACAAGATTATTCGGGAATCAGAAGAGGGAATGGCACCTGGGGACAATACGGAGGAATATATCGTGCCAGCAGACCATTTCTTTATGATTGGGGATAACCGCAACCATTCCAATGATAGTCGGTATAAATTAGGCCCCGTTCATAAAGACTATCTCATTGGTCAGGCCAAGATGATTCTTTTCTCCATTGATTCGGGTATCTTAGATTTGTGGAAAATTTTGAAGTGGCCTGATATTGTGCGCCTTCGTAGATTTCTGTCTGTTATTCATTAG
- a CDS encoding GTP pyrophosphokinase, which produces MSLNASELVNKVLSYAPRADAQLIKKAYDFAEAHHVDQKRASGEPYIMHPLAVAEMLADLKMDVPSVIAGLLHDTVEDTAATLKDVEKIFGSEITSLVQGVTKLARIGLQSTEQKQAENFRRLVLAMSDDIRILMIKLCDRLHNMRTIKHVQSEESRRRVALETLEIYAPLSERIGMKGIQEELHDLSFSQLNPEAYTIITNRIRHLHQLDKSTMSFVVQDLGGVMQKAGIKATVTGREKSPYSIWRKMQNKNVSFEQLCDVVAFRILVDSIADCYHALGIIHNEFFVIPGRFKDYISTPKPNNYQSLHTYVIGPKQRQIEIQIRTYAMQEVAEYGVAAHWQYKQGIKPKEGKQYRWVRGLLDILEHAAGDDEFLEHTKLEMFHDQVFCFTPYGDLIALRRGSTPVDFAYAVHSDIGNRCKGAKINGKLMPLRTELRNGDQVEIVISPGQNPSPTWERFVVTGKAKTNIRRFLRSKKRSQFLSTGKSIFLKELQAIPKKKVGDILPKLLKKFQLEEEDFYASLGEGVITTRELENVIHPSEKKESVEGAPVTLAPAKGKLPKKPKPKSEIKGLVPGMVIHYAGCCHPLPGESIVGLVTTGKGVTIHKEECEDVEGFQGDVRRLLNVSWGPISKEDMYVSRIFAVLYNTAGSLGEFTTVIGQKGGNISDIKITRRNSDLFDFSVDLMVHDLNHLSSILESLRMSEVVHIVERI; this is translated from the coding sequence ATGTCGTTGAACGCCTCTGAACTTGTCAATAAAGTTCTCTCCTACGCCCCCCGGGCAGATGCCCAGCTGATTAAAAAAGCATATGATTTTGCTGAGGCCCATCATGTTGATCAAAAGCGAGCCTCAGGAGAGCCTTACATTATGCACCCGTTGGCGGTGGCTGAAATGTTGGCGGACCTCAAGATGGATGTACCCTCCGTCATCGCGGGCCTTTTGCATGATACGGTGGAAGACACGGCAGCCACCCTCAAAGATGTGGAAAAAATATTTGGATCTGAAATTACGTCTCTCGTGCAGGGCGTAACGAAACTCGCGCGGATTGGGTTGCAGTCCACCGAACAAAAACAAGCAGAAAATTTTCGTCGCCTTGTGCTGGCCATGTCGGACGATATTCGCATTCTGATGATCAAGCTTTGTGATCGTCTTCATAATATGCGGACCATTAAGCATGTTCAATCAGAAGAGAGCCGGCGTCGTGTGGCTTTGGAGACCCTTGAAATCTATGCTCCCTTGTCTGAACGCATTGGTATGAAGGGCATTCAGGAAGAGCTTCACGATTTGTCTTTCTCGCAACTGAACCCAGAGGCCTATACCATTATCACTAATCGCATCAGGCATTTGCATCAGCTTGATAAAAGCACCATGTCCTTTGTGGTTCAAGATCTGGGTGGTGTGATGCAAAAGGCGGGGATCAAAGCAACGGTGACGGGGCGCGAAAAAAGCCCGTACTCCATTTGGCGAAAGATGCAAAACAAGAATGTCAGTTTTGAACAACTTTGCGACGTGGTTGCTTTTCGGATCCTGGTTGATTCCATTGCAGATTGTTATCATGCTCTGGGGATTATTCATAACGAGTTCTTTGTGATTCCTGGTCGATTTAAAGATTATATTTCAACCCCCAAGCCCAATAATTATCAATCTCTTCACACTTATGTGATTGGCCCCAAACAGCGTCAGATTGAAATACAAATTCGCACCTATGCTATGCAAGAAGTAGCCGAGTATGGAGTAGCGGCGCATTGGCAATATAAGCAAGGTATTAAGCCCAAAGAGGGAAAACAATATCGTTGGGTACGAGGCTTGTTGGATATTTTAGAGCATGCGGCGGGGGATGATGAGTTTCTTGAGCATACAAAGCTGGAAATGTTTCACGACCAGGTATTTTGCTTTACCCCTTACGGAGACCTCATTGCGCTGAGGCGTGGGTCAACCCCCGTTGATTTTGCCTATGCCGTCCACTCGGACATCGGCAATCGCTGCAAAGGGGCTAAAATTAACGGCAAGCTGATGCCCTTGCGTACTGAACTTCGCAATGGGGATCAAGTTGAGATTGTGATTTCTCCGGGTCAAAATCCGTCTCCTACCTGGGAAAGATTTGTGGTCACCGGTAAAGCAAAAACCAACATCCGGAGATTTTTAAGATCGAAGAAAAGGTCTCAGTTTTTATCTACAGGGAAATCAATTTTCCTGAAAGAATTGCAAGCTATTCCGAAAAAAAAAGTGGGAGATATTCTTCCTAAACTCCTTAAAAAATTTCAGTTAGAAGAAGAGGATTTTTATGCGTCTTTAGGGGAGGGGGTGATCACGACGCGTGAGCTGGAGAATGTGATTCATCCGTCAGAAAAAAAAGAGTCTGTGGAGGGGGCGCCGGTGACTTTGGCGCCAGCTAAAGGTAAGCTTCCTAAAAAACCCAAGCCAAAAAGTGAGATCAAAGGGCTGGTGCCTGGAATGGTGATTCATTATGCGGGATGTTGCCATCCTTTGCCGGGGGAAAGCATCGTGGGACTTGTGACAACGGGGAAAGGGGTGACCATTCACAAAGAAGAGTGTGAAGATGTGGAAGGGTTTCAAGGAGACGTGAGACGTCTTCTGAATGTAAGCTGGGGGCCGATTTCTAAAGAAGATATGTATGTCTCCCGCATCTTTGCCGTCTTATACAATACAGCTGGCAGCTTAGGAGAGTTTACAACCGTGATTGGGCAGAAGGGGGGGAATATTTCTGATATTAAAATTACCCGTCGAAATTCTGATTTATTTGATTTTTCTGTAGATCTTATGGTACATGACTTAAACCATTTGAGCTCCATCTTAGAGAGCTTGCGGATGTCGGAGGTTGTGCATATAGTGGAACGTATTTAG
- a CDS encoding DNA-directed RNA polymerase subunit omega encodes MARVTVEDCITRIPNRFDLVLMASQRVHEISTGAPLTVEKDNDKSSVIALREIAEGTVSVDLLSEGLIQSFQLHVEEDDEERQAVEALSEENSWLSGQESGNIEEEIKEDVLTIVDDLETEEHHEEVSEEAILEDLENGQENGQENGEA; translated from the coding sequence ATGGCTCGCGTAACGGTTGAAGATTGTATTACAAGAATTCCCAATCGCTTTGATTTAGTGTTGATGGCGTCTCAGCGGGTGCACGAGATTTCCACAGGCGCCCCTTTAACGGTTGAAAAAGATAACGACAAAAGCTCGGTGATCGCTTTGCGTGAAATTGCGGAGGGCACTGTTTCCGTCGATCTTCTGTCAGAAGGACTTATTCAGAGCTTTCAACTGCATGTGGAAGAAGATGATGAAGAGAGGCAGGCTGTTGAGGCCCTCTCTGAGGAAAACAGTTGGTTGAGCGGTCAAGAAAGTGGTAACATTGAAGAAGAAATCAAGGAAGATGTCTTAACCATTGTCGATGATTTGGAGACCGAAGAACATCATGAAGAAGTTTCTGAGGAAGCAATTTTGGAAGACTTGGAAAATGGCCAGGAAAACGGCCAAGAAAACGGCGAAGCCTGA
- the gatA gene encoding aspartyl/glutamyl-tRNA amidotransferase subunit A (allows the formation of correctly charged Asn-tRNA(Asn) or Gln-tRNA(Gln) through the transamidation of misacylated Asp-tRNA(Asn) or Glu-tRNA(Gln) in organisms which lack either or both of asparaginyl-tRNA or glutaminyl-tRNA synthetases; reaction takes place in the presence of glutamine and ATP through an activated phospho-Asp-tRNA(Asn) or phospho-Glu-tRNA): MTSLLKLDFHLLRQKLKSREISVAEVIDTYIRQAKETSPINAYILDTFDQARIQADLADRRYVQGTARALEGLPLAIKDIFCTKNIRTTCASRILENFVPPYESTVTQKLNEAGAISLGKTNLDEFAMGSSTLTSVFGPSINPLKRLNDPTNLTPGGSSGGSSASVAAGSSLAALGTDTGGSIRQPASHCGVVGIKPTYGLCSRYGIIAFASSLDHAGVLTRSVRDAALVLEHMAGHDPKDSTSINLPVPPYEKFLSGKVKGLKIGIPKEYNLPGLHSDIARLWQQSAAWFKEMGAEIINVSLPHTEYGLPVYYIVNPSEASSNLARYDGVRYGLRVEGGSLEEMYEKTRTAGFGDEVKRRILIGTHALSAGCYEDYYLRAQKVRRKIVNDFTDVFAKVDFILTPTTAGDAFALNDPSMDPIAMYLEDVFTVAANLAGIPGISVPVGLSHQGLPLGMQLLGPMLSEDRLLNAAFALETAAQFKHPIIEAF; this comes from the coding sequence ATGACATCTCTTTTAAAATTAGACTTTCATCTTCTGCGCCAAAAATTGAAAAGCCGCGAGATTTCTGTGGCCGAAGTCATTGATACATATATCCGTCAGGCCAAAGAAACCTCCCCTATCAATGCCTACATCTTGGATACCTTTGACCAAGCCCGTATCCAGGCTGACCTTGCTGACAGACGCTATGTCCAAGGCACTGCCCGCGCGCTCGAAGGCCTGCCGCTCGCCATCAAAGACATTTTTTGCACCAAGAATATTCGCACCACCTGCGCCTCCCGGATCTTGGAAAATTTTGTGCCCCCGTATGAGTCCACCGTCACCCAAAAGCTGAATGAGGCGGGCGCTATTTCCCTGGGAAAAACCAACCTCGATGAGTTCGCTATGGGATCTTCCACCCTGACCAGCGTGTTTGGACCGAGTATCAACCCTTTAAAACGCCTGAATGATCCAACGAATCTCACCCCGGGTGGCTCTTCCGGAGGGTCCAGTGCTTCTGTTGCCGCTGGCTCTTCTTTGGCCGCTCTCGGCACAGACACGGGTGGATCCATCCGTCAACCAGCCAGCCACTGTGGTGTTGTGGGCATCAAGCCCACATATGGGCTCTGTTCACGTTATGGAATCATCGCCTTCGCGTCGTCCCTCGATCATGCCGGCGTTCTCACCCGTTCCGTTCGAGATGCCGCCTTGGTGCTGGAACACATGGCGGGACACGATCCAAAAGACTCAACCTCCATCAATCTCCCCGTTCCTCCTTACGAAAAATTCCTGAGTGGTAAGGTGAAAGGCCTTAAGATTGGCATCCCCAAGGAATACAACTTGCCCGGTCTTCATTCGGATATCGCGCGTCTGTGGCAACAGTCTGCTGCCTGGTTTAAGGAAATGGGCGCCGAAATTATAAATGTCTCTTTGCCTCACACCGAGTATGGGCTGCCGGTTTACTATATTGTGAACCCCTCTGAAGCCTCTTCTAACCTCGCACGGTATGATGGCGTTCGATATGGCCTCAGAGTAGAAGGCGGATCCCTCGAAGAAATGTATGAAAAAACCCGCACCGCTGGTTTTGGGGACGAGGTCAAACGTCGCATCCTCATCGGCACGCACGCGTTGTCAGCCGGGTGTTATGAAGACTACTACCTCCGCGCCCAAAAAGTACGCCGGAAAATTGTGAATGACTTTACTGACGTCTTCGCAAAGGTCGATTTTATTTTGACCCCCACCACCGCGGGGGATGCCTTTGCGCTTAACGATCCCTCCATGGATCCCATCGCCATGTATCTGGAAGATGTCTTTACCGTGGCCGCTAACTTGGCGGGGATCCCCGGCATTTCAGTACCCGTGGGTCTCTCTCATCAAGGGCTTCCCCTGGGCATGCAGCTTTTAGGCCCCATGCTCAGCGAGGATCGGCTTCTCAATGCGGCGTTTGCCTTAGAAACCGCCGCTCAGTTCAAACATCCCATCATTGAGGCTTTCTAA
- a CDS encoding ribonuclease D: MNPLYITQQGQLETLCQSLSENKPKVISVDTEFIRQTTYWPKLCLIQLGFRDQIVLIDPLPEALDLSPLKSMFLDNEILKIFHAARQDLEVLYVLWNDVPQTIADTQILAMVCGFGDSISYDKLSEAIAGQKIDKSQQHTDWAQRPLSPKQMAYAMGDVQWLGLIYDKLCLQAGNKIEYIREELDFLKNPELYKPAPDKAWLKIKTHTHHKPEVLGVLKEIAAVRERYAEQQNRPRSHVIKDEVLVQIATKNAVSEKDLASFGIKDNDLQNDLLSAIQAAIPLRQINFKSKQNTPLVDILIILLKIMADQHGIASKLIGNREKLEIFLENPQHSPLMQGWRLDLFGDTAFKIKEGTIALAFDPKTHQPVFTTLKS, encoded by the coding sequence ATGAATCCACTTTATATCACCCAACAAGGGCAGCTTGAGACACTCTGTCAGTCCCTCTCCGAAAATAAACCCAAAGTCATCAGTGTTGATACCGAATTTATCCGGCAAACCACGTATTGGCCGAAGCTATGCCTTATTCAATTGGGGTTTAGAGACCAGATCGTTCTCATTGACCCCTTACCCGAAGCGCTGGATCTTTCTCCGTTAAAATCCATGTTTCTGGATAATGAGATCCTGAAGATCTTCCATGCCGCCCGCCAAGACCTTGAGGTCTTGTATGTGCTCTGGAATGACGTTCCCCAAACCATCGCTGACACCCAAATCCTGGCCATGGTCTGTGGCTTTGGAGACAGCATCTCGTATGACAAACTTTCGGAAGCCATCGCTGGGCAAAAAATTGATAAGTCGCAGCAGCACACGGACTGGGCCCAGCGCCCCCTATCTCCCAAACAGATGGCCTATGCTATGGGGGATGTTCAGTGGCTTGGGCTCATTTATGATAAATTGTGTCTACAGGCCGGGAATAAGATAGAGTATATCCGCGAAGAATTAGATTTCCTGAAAAACCCCGAGCTTTACAAGCCTGCCCCTGATAAAGCCTGGCTAAAAATCAAAACCCACACCCATCATAAACCCGAAGTTCTGGGCGTGCTGAAAGAAATTGCGGCGGTGCGTGAGCGCTATGCCGAGCAGCAAAACCGCCCCCGCTCTCATGTGATTAAGGACGAAGTGCTGGTTCAAATCGCGACGAAAAATGCCGTCTCTGAAAAAGATTTGGCGTCGTTCGGGATAAAAGACAACGACTTACAAAATGATCTTCTCAGCGCCATTCAGGCCGCCATCCCCCTTAGACAAATAAACTTCAAGTCCAAACAAAACACACCGCTCGTGGACATTCTCATTATTCTGTTAAAAATAATGGCAGACCAGCATGGGATTGCGTCCAAACTGATTGGAAATCGCGAGAAACTAGAGATTTTTCTTGAAAATCCGCAGCATTCCCCCCTCATGCAGGGCTGGAGGCTGGATCTCTTTGGGGACACTGCGTTTAAAATCAAAGAAGGGACAATAGCCCTGGCCTTTGATCCCAAAACCCATCAGCCGGTGTTTACAACCCTAAAGTCATAA